The following are from one region of the Cyanobium gracile PCC 6307 genome:
- a CDS encoding ABC transporter ATP-binding protein, which produces MQTQTLPQPSTAGVAEPFLVIDGVSKVYPTPGGPYTVLDNISLEVAEGEFVCVIGHSGCGKSTLLDLVSGFGQPTSGEVRLQSVPIREPGPDRMVVFQNYSLLPWMSAAENVALAVNNVFPHLRRSGDTDRIVESHLAMVGLSEAADKRPASLSGGMKQRVSIARALALQPKVLILDEPFGALDPITKEELQEELLRIWREHRVTVLMITHSIDEALFMADRVVMMTNGPAATIGEILELPFPRPRQRAQLMEMPEYYDYRNHALDFLYRRFAHDDQ; this is translated from the coding sequence ATGCAGACCCAGACGTTGCCCCAGCCCAGCACCGCCGGCGTCGCTGAACCATTCCTGGTGATCGATGGGGTCAGCAAGGTGTATCCCACCCCCGGCGGGCCCTACACCGTGCTCGACAACATCAGCCTGGAGGTGGCCGAAGGGGAGTTCGTCTGCGTGATCGGCCATTCCGGCTGCGGCAAATCCACCCTGCTCGACCTGGTCTCCGGCTTCGGCCAGCCCACCAGCGGCGAGGTGCGCCTGCAGTCGGTGCCGATCCGGGAACCGGGACCGGACCGGATGGTGGTGTTCCAGAACTACTCGCTGCTTCCCTGGATGTCGGCCGCCGAGAACGTGGCCCTGGCGGTGAACAACGTTTTCCCCCATCTGCGGCGCAGCGGCGACACCGACCGGATCGTGGAGAGCCATCTGGCGATGGTGGGGCTGAGCGAGGCCGCCGACAAGCGTCCCGCCAGCCTGTCGGGGGGGATGAAGCAGCGGGTCTCGATCGCCCGGGCCCTGGCACTGCAGCCCAAGGTGCTGATCCTCGATGAACCCTTCGGAGCCCTCGATCCGATCACCAAGGAGGAGCTGCAGGAGGAGCTGCTGCGGATCTGGCGGGAGCACAGGGTGACCGTGCTGATGATCACCCACTCGATCGATGAGGCCCTGTTCATGGCCGACCGGGTGGTGATGATGACCAACGGCCCGGCGGCGACCATCGGCGAGATCCTCGAGCTGCCCTTCCCCCGACCCCGCCAGCGGGCCCAGCTGATGGAGATGCCGGAGTACTACGACTACCGGAACCACGCCCTGGACTTCCTCTACCGCCGCTTCGCCCACGACGACCAGTGA
- a CDS encoding nitrate ABC transporter ATP-binding protein (This model describes the ATP binding subunits of ATP-binding cassette (ABC) transporters for nitrate transport, or for bicarbonate transport, in bacteria and archaea.), producing the protein MAALFTVDHVTQAFPLPGGGEYVALRDIFLDIAEGEFISLIGHSGCGKSTLLNLLAGLTTATQGGILMSGRQVTDPGPDRMVVFQNYSLLPWLTVRQNIALGVDNVIAASDRRERDAIIEHHIQLVGLKAAADKYPREISGGMKQRVAIARALALRPKLLLLDEPFGALDALTRGNLQEQLMRICQEAKVTALMVTHDVDEALLLSDRVVLMTNGPEAHIDQILEVPLPRPRTQLGTVEHPRYYGLRAEIVNFLSDQRRARQQRLKPAEAIAADGLEKVNLELGFIPLTDCLPLVVAQEKGFFARHGLTQVQLRRESNWKTLETHVRQGVLDGALMVAGMPIAMTLGCGGQPPLGMVSALTLSCNGNAITLHRRFHDAGVNTLADFKAWIGAHPESRPVLAVVHPASMHNLMLRAWLASAGIHPERDVELLVIPPPQMVAALKAGTIDGYCVGEPWNSRAVLEGLGTVIATDVELWNGHGEKVLGVREAWAAAYPRTHRALVQALLEACRYCEDPAHRGELVELLSQSQYVGTDVAMLRPGLVDAYDRGTGAPTSMPSFNRFYGPEVNEPNPAEAVWILCQLGRWGLASFPSNWQEVTERVQDRALFRSAAAALGLPAAERPLSPVAVVAAFDGDPLDPLNPLAYLERVRVKGPVTVAPAPLPPPPAPVPDAPLPAPARR; encoded by the coding sequence TCCCCCTGCCCGGCGGGGGTGAGTACGTGGCCCTCAGGGACATCTTCCTGGATATCGCCGAGGGCGAGTTCATCTCCCTCATCGGCCACTCCGGCTGCGGCAAGTCCACCCTGCTCAACCTGCTGGCCGGCCTCACCACCGCCACCCAGGGCGGCATCCTGATGAGCGGCCGGCAGGTCACCGATCCGGGGCCCGATCGGATGGTGGTGTTCCAGAACTACTCGCTGCTGCCCTGGCTCACGGTGCGCCAGAACATCGCCCTGGGTGTGGACAACGTGATCGCCGCCAGCGACCGCCGGGAGCGGGACGCCATCATCGAGCACCACATTCAGCTGGTGGGCCTGAAGGCCGCCGCCGACAAGTATCCCCGGGAGATCTCCGGCGGGATGAAGCAGCGGGTCGCCATCGCCCGCGCCCTGGCCCTGCGCCCGAAACTCCTCCTCCTCGATGAACCCTTCGGGGCCCTCGACGCCCTCACCCGGGGCAACCTGCAGGAGCAGCTGATGCGGATCTGCCAGGAGGCGAAGGTCACCGCCCTGATGGTCACCCACGACGTCGACGAGGCCCTGCTGCTCTCCGACCGGGTGGTGCTGATGACCAACGGCCCCGAGGCCCACATCGATCAGATCCTTGAAGTGCCCCTGCCCCGGCCCCGCACCCAGCTGGGCACGGTGGAGCACCCGCGCTACTACGGGCTGCGGGCCGAGATCGTGAACTTCCTCTCGGATCAGCGCCGGGCCCGGCAGCAGCGGCTCAAGCCCGCCGAGGCCATCGCCGCCGACGGCCTCGAGAAGGTGAACCTGGAGCTGGGCTTCATTCCCCTCACCGACTGCCTGCCCCTGGTGGTGGCCCAGGAGAAGGGGTTCTTCGCCCGGCACGGCCTGACCCAGGTGCAGCTGCGGCGGGAGAGCAACTGGAAAACCCTCGAGACCCACGTGCGCCAGGGCGTTCTGGACGGGGCCCTGATGGTGGCGGGGATGCCGATCGCCATGACCCTCGGCTGCGGTGGCCAGCCGCCCCTGGGGATGGTGAGTGCCCTCACCCTCAGCTGCAACGGCAATGCCATCACCCTGCACCGCCGCTTCCACGACGCCGGGGTGAACACCCTGGCCGACTTCAAGGCCTGGATCGGCGCCCACCCGGAGTCCAGGCCGGTGCTCGCCGTGGTGCACCCGGCCTCGATGCACAACCTGATGCTGCGGGCCTGGCTTGCCTCGGCGGGGATCCACCCCGAGCGCGACGTGGAGCTGCTGGTGATCCCGCCGCCCCAGATGGTGGCCGCCCTCAAGGCGGGCACCATCGATGGCTACTGCGTCGGCGAACCCTGGAACTCCCGCGCCGTCCTGGAGGGCCTCGGCACGGTGATCGCCACCGATGTGGAGCTGTGGAACGGCCACGGCGAGAAGGTGCTGGGGGTGAGGGAGGCCTGGGCGGCCGCCTACCCCCGCACCCACCGGGCCCTGGTGCAGGCGCTGCTGGAGGCCTGCCGTTACTGCGAGGACCCGGCCCACCGCGGCGAACTGGTGGAGCTGCTCTCCCAGAGCCAGTACGTGGGCACCGATGTGGCGATGCTCCGGCCTGGTCTCGTCGACGCCTACGACCGCGGCACCGGCGCGCCCACCAGCATGCCGTCCTTCAACCGCTTCTACGGCCCCGAGGTCAACGAGCCCAACCCGGCGGAGGCGGTCTGGATCCTCTGCCAGCTCGGCCGCTGGGGCCTGGCCAGCTTCCCCAGCAACTGGCAGGAGGTGACCGAGCGCGTGCAGGATCGGGCCCTGTTCCGGAGCGCGGCCGCCGCCCTGGGGCTGCCCGCCGCGGAGCGCCCCCTGTCACCGGTGGCGGTGGTAGCGGCGTTCGATGGTGATCCTCTCGACCCGCTCAATCCCCTCGCCTACCTCGAACGCGTGCGCGTCAAGGGCCCGGTGACGGTGGCCCCGGCGCCCCTGCCGCCACCGCCGGCGCCGGTCCCGGACGCACCGCTGCCCGCCCCGGCCCGCCGCTGA